In the Clostridium sporogenes genome, one interval contains:
- a CDS encoding N-acetylmuramoyl-L-alanine amidase: MNKKKSYLILTIIFVFFIIELVRLPIKVQAASNISINLKTPIHEDVINDKEIKVDGEIESISKLKLVYVYINDENIGQAKLDEFEFKENTYKTKLEYSKDISYLKDGLYNLKILAIDEKDNKEEKEINVKIERNEEQLENDKNTAQRYLEKSTVNINNTEKVLNSVSSVSNVATINNLEVSLNGTVVTNGKLEQGKSYTIKGSGNSANGVLYQFWIKDPYTQVWEMIRDYGTENSMNWIPTRTGKYLVGIHVKDKNSKERLDNHKYVEYNVEQNSSKATISSLEVSLNGTVVTNGKLEQGKSYTIKGNGSSANGVLYQFWIKDPYTQVWEMIRDYGTGNSMNWIPTRTGKYLVGIHVKDKNSKERLDNHKYVEYNVEQNSSKATISSLEVSLNGTVVTNGKLEQGKSYTIKGNGSSANGVLYQFWIKDPYTQVWEMIRDYGTGNSMNWIPTRTGKYLVGIHVKDKNSKEKLDDHKYVEYNVEQNSSKATISSLEVSLNGSVVTNGKLEQGKSYTIKGSGNSANGVLYQFWIKDPYTQVWEMIRDYGTGNSMNWIPTRTGKYLVGIHVKDKNSKEKLDDHKYVEYNVEQNSSKATISSLEVSLNGSVVTNGNLQQGKSYTIKGSGSSANGVLYQFWIKDPYTQVWEMIRDYGTGNGMNWIPTKAGKYLVGIHVKDKYSKEKLDDHKYMEYNVIAYNKKTIVIDAGHGGYDSGAVGPTGIKEKDVTLKVALKLGKILESNGISVIYTRTTDNVTWPSNETQDLAARVAIANSNNTDLYVSIHTNSFNGSAHGTETYYYDGSAKGKEAAEKVQNELINSIGLYDRGVKTAGYYVLKNTISPSILVELGFIDNRNEEVLLNSDWFQQKCAEAIAKGILGTSFI, from the coding sequence ATAAATAAAAAAAAGAGTTATTTAATTTTAACAATTATTTTTGTTTTTTTTATAATTGAATTAGTACGATTACCTATAAAGGTACAAGCTGCATCCAATATAAGTATTAATTTGAAAACACCAATACATGAAGATGTAATAAATGATAAAGAGATAAAGGTTGATGGAGAAATAGAATCTATTTCAAAGTTAAAATTAGTATATGTATATATAAATGACGAGAACATAGGACAAGCTAAATTGGATGAATTTGAATTTAAAGAAAATACATATAAAACTAAGTTAGAATATAGTAAAGATATTTCTTATTTGAAAGATGGATTATATAATTTAAAAATTTTAGCTATAGACGAGAAGGATAATAAAGAAGAAAAAGAAATTAATGTAAAAATAGAAAGAAATGAAGAACAATTAGAAAATGATAAAAATACTGCACAAAGGTATTTAGAAAAAAGCACTGTTAACATTAATAATACAGAAAAAGTTTTAAATTCTGTATCTTCTGTATCTAATGTAGCAACTATTAATAATTTAGAAGTGAGCCTAAATGGAACTGTAGTAACAAATGGTAAATTAGAACAGGGTAAATCCTATACAATAAAAGGTAGTGGAAATAGTGCTAATGGAGTTCTATATCAGTTTTGGATAAAGGATCCTTACACTCAAGTGTGGGAAATGATAAGAGACTATGGTACAGAAAATAGTATGAATTGGATTCCAACAAGAACAGGAAAATATTTAGTAGGAATTCATGTAAAAGATAAAAATAGTAAAGAAAGATTAGACAATCATAAATATGTAGAATATAATGTAGAACAAAATAGTTCTAAAGCAACTATTAGTAGTTTAGAAGTAAGTTTAAATGGAACTGTAGTAACAAATGGTAAACTAGAACAGGGGAAATCCTATACTATAAAAGGCAATGGGAGTAGTGCTAATGGAGTTCTATATCAGTTTTGGATAAAGGATCCTTACACTCAGGTATGGGAAATGATAAGAGACTATGGTACAGGAAATAGTATGAATTGGATTCCAACAAGAACAGGAAAATATTTAGTAGGAATACATGTAAAAGATAAAAATAGTAAAGAAAGATTAGACAATCATAAATATGTAGAATATAATGTAGAACAAAATAGTTCTAAAGCAACTATTAGTAGTTTAGAAGTAAGTTTAAATGGAACTGTAGTAACAAATGGTAAGCTAGAACAGGGGAAATCCTATACTATAAAAGGCAATGGGAGTAGTGCTAATGGAGTTCTATATCAGTTTTGGATAAAGGATCCTTACACTCAGGTATGGGAAATGATAAGAGACTATGGTACAGGAAATAGTATGAATTGGATTCCAACAAGAACAGGAAAATATTTAGTAGGAATCCATGTAAAAGATAAGAATAGTAAAGAAAAATTAGATGATCATAAATATGTAGAATATAATGTAGAACAAAATAGTTCTAAAGCAACTATTTCTAGTTTAGAGGTAAGCTTAAATGGATCTGTAGTAACAAATGGTAAATTAGAACAGGGTAAATCCTATACAATAAAAGGTAGTGGAAATAGTGCTAATGGAGTTCTATATCAGTTTTGGATAAAGGATCCTTACACTCAAGTATGGGAAATGATAAGAGATTATGGTACAGGGAATAGTATGAATTGGATTCCAACAAGAACAGGAAAATATTTAGTAGGAATTCATGTTAAAGATAAGAATAGTAAAGAAAAATTAGATGATCATAAATATGTAGAATATAATGTAGAACAAAATAGCTCTAAAGCAACTATTAGTAGTTTAGAAGTAAGCTTAAATGGATCTGTAGTAACAAATGGAAATTTACAACAAGGCAAATCCTATACTATAAAAGGTAGTGGAAGCAGTGCTAATGGAGTTCTATATCAGTTTTGGATAAAGGATCCTTACACTCAAGTATGGGAAATGATAAGAGACTATGGCACAGGAAATGGTATGAACTGGATTCCAACAAAAGCAGGAAAATATCTAGTAGGAATACATGTGAAAGATAAATATAGCAAGGAAAAGTTAGATGATCATAAATATATGGAATATAATGTCATAGCGTATAATAAGAAAACTATAGTTATTGATGCAGGGCATGGAGGATATGATAGTGGGGCTGTAGGGCCAACTGGCATTAAAGAAAAAGATGTTACATTAAAAGTTGCTTTAAAATTGGGAAAAATTTTAGAGAGTAATGGAATTAGCGTTATTTATACTAGAACTACTGATAATGTAACTTGGCCTTCAAATGAAACACAAGACTTAGCGGCTAGAGTAGCAATTGCAAATAGTAATAATACAGATCTATATGTAAGTATACATACTAATAGTTTTAATGGATCAGCTCATGGTACAGAAACTTACTATTATGATGGAAGTGCAAAAGGAAAGGAAGCTGCAGAAAAGGTCCAAAATGAACTTATAAATTCTATTGGTTTATATGATAGAGGGGTTAAAACAGCAGGATATTATGTTTTGAAAAACACTATAAGTCCATCAATATTAGTTGAACTAGGTTTTATAGATAATAGAAATGAAGAAGTTCTTTTAAATTCTGATTGGTTTCAGCAAAAATGTGCAGAAGCTATTGCCAAAGGAATATTAGGAACTAGCTTTATATAA
- a CDS encoding polysaccharide biosynthesis protein, with translation MRKDKKLILYDILLIILSLYLAILLRFDFGMSTVLSLELKKYMIFFKLSVIPVIIIILFFNKIFNLYSSIWKYASVEELMSIIYSVSISNIIFIIYSYFINYKILESNYYRFPFTVHIIFWILSIVSLGGTRFIYRVIEDKESNKNKCNCDSKEKKLLIIGAGDAAALIIKEIKRNKELNYRIIGLIDDDIEKLGKRINGIPVLGGRESIIKISKNKKIDEIILAIPSASPSIKSEIVSICKETSCKLKTLPSMDKIIQGKFNMSKLRDVSIEDLLGREEVKLDDSCINKYIKDKVVLVTGGGGSIGSELCRQIAKFSPKKLLILDIYENNAYDVQMELNYKYPELDKAVIIASIRDEKRLKDIFSLYNPSVVFHAAAHKHVPLMEENPAEAIKNNVIGTYNLIKCAHEFEIERFVQISTDKAVNPTNIMGATKRFCEIMIQAFNKISKTEFVAVRFGNVLGSNGSVIPLFKKQISHGGPVTVTHPEINRYFMTIPEAAQLVIQAAAMAKGGEIFVLDMGKPVKIVDLAKDLITLSGYKPEEDIKIEYTGLRPGEKLYEELLMDEIALTSTEHDKIFVEKPIENDIAFVEKSIEEFKKVVYNNKGEIFKLIEKKVPTYKRKNNI, from the coding sequence ATGAGAAAAGATAAGAAATTGATTCTTTATGATATATTATTAATAATTTTATCTTTGTATTTAGCAATTTTACTAAGATTTGATTTTGGTATGTCTACAGTTCTATCTTTAGAATTAAAAAAATATATGATATTTTTTAAATTATCAGTAATTCCAGTTATAATAATAATATTATTTTTTAATAAAATATTTAATTTATATAGTAGTATATGGAAATATGCTTCAGTAGAAGAACTTATGTCTATAATTTATTCAGTTTCTATATCTAATATTATATTCATAATTTATAGTTATTTTATTAATTATAAAATTCTAGAAAGTAATTATTATAGATTCCCATTTACTGTACATATAATATTTTGGATTTTGTCTATAGTATCTTTAGGTGGCACAAGATTTATATATAGAGTTATAGAAGATAAGGAATCTAATAAAAATAAATGTAACTGTGATTCTAAAGAAAAGAAGTTACTTATAATAGGGGCAGGGGATGCAGCAGCGCTTATTATAAAAGAAATAAAAAGAAATAAGGAATTAAATTATAGAATAATAGGTCTTATAGATGATGATATAGAAAAGTTAGGAAAAAGAATAAATGGTATACCTGTTTTAGGTGGAAGAGAAAGTATTATAAAGATATCTAAAAATAAAAAAATAGATGAAATAATATTAGCTATACCTTCAGCATCACCTTCAATAAAAAGCGAAATAGTATCTATATGTAAAGAAACTAGTTGTAAACTAAAAACTTTACCAAGTATGGATAAAATAATACAAGGTAAGTTTAATATGAGCAAGTTAAGAGATGTAAGCATTGAGGATTTGCTTGGAAGAGAAGAAGTTAAATTAGATGATAGTTGTATAAATAAGTATATAAAGGATAAAGTAGTTTTAGTTACTGGTGGAGGGGGTTCTATAGGCTCAGAACTTTGCAGGCAAATAGCTAAATTTTCACCTAAAAAACTTCTAATATTAGATATATATGAAAACAATGCCTATGATGTTCAAATGGAACTGAATTATAAATATCCAGAGTTAGATAAAGCTGTTATAATAGCGTCTATAAGAGATGAAAAGAGATTAAAAGATATATTTTCATTATATAATCCAAGTGTAGTTTTTCATGCAGCAGCTCATAAGCATGTACCATTAATGGAAGAGAATCCAGCAGAAGCTATTAAAAATAATGTAATAGGTACATATAATTTGATAAAATGTGCTCATGAATTTGAAATTGAACGATTTGTACAAATAAGTACAGATAAAGCTGTTAATCCAACTAATATTATGGGGGCTACAAAAAGATTTTGTGAAATAATGATTCAAGCTTTTAATAAAATAAGTAAAACTGAGTTTGTGGCAGTTAGATTTGGAAATGTTTTAGGAAGTAATGGATCAGTTATTCCATTGTTTAAAAAACAAATATCTCATGGTGGGCCTGTTACTGTAACACACCCAGAAATAAATCGATATTTTATGACTATACCAGAAGCAGCTCAATTAGTTATACAAGCTGCTGCTATGGCAAAAGGTGGAGAAATATTTGTTTTAGATATGGGAAAGCCAGTTAAAATTGTAGATTTAGCTAAAGATTTGATAACTTTATCTGGATACAAACCAGAAGAAGACATTAAAATTGAGTATACAGGATTAAGACCTGGGGAAAAATTATATGAAGAGCTATTAATGGATGAAATAGCTTTAACATCCACAGAACATGATAAGATATTTGTGGAAAAACCTATAGAAAATGACATAGCATTTGTAGAAAAATCTATAGAAGAATTTAAGAAAGTTGTTTATAATAATAAAGGTGAAATATTTAAATTAATAGAAAAGAAAGTTCCAACATATAAAAGAAAAAATAATATTTAA
- a CDS encoding N-acetylmuramoyl-L-alanine amidase gives MNCKKTFKLEERGGNKGNMRVKKITNLFINFTALIFISIIISCANSVKVDASSTTNIMGQSQLTQEQALNYFRTRNNEKSDQTIKEFISIVWQEANIEGIRADVVFAQIMKETNFLKFTGDVKESQNNFAGIGATGNGACGAYFKDTRTGVRAVIQHLKAYSSTEELNNACVDPRFTYVQRGITPYVEWLGIGENPNYPDKGWAADNNYGKSIVTMMNSAKYLSNSGEAEENTDISNKATIEKLDVNLNRNKVVNDDLKLGQVYKIKAYGSSSNGVLYEYWIKDLTKNLWTKIKDYSTSNEITWTPNKPGKYLIGVHVKDKNSKERLDNHKYEEYNVVSPKKATIDNIEVSLNGNKIVSNELQLGQVHKIKAYGSSLNGVLYEYWVKDLTKNLWIKIKDYSTSNEITWTPNKSGKYLIGVHVKDKYNKERLDNHKYEEYSVVSPKKATIDNIEVSLNGNKIVNNELQLGQVHKIKAYGSSSNGVLYEYWVKDLTKNLWTKIKDYSTNNEITWTPNKSGKYLIGVHVKDKYSKERLDNHKYEEYSVVSPKKATIDNLEISLNDNKIVNNDLEAGEIYKIKAYGKSSNGVLYEYWIKDLSKNLWTKIKDYSTSNEITWTPNKSGKYLIGVHVKDKYSQERLDNHKYVEYNIKLSKKAVISNLLEVSLDGKSIQNNELQSGKSYNIKAYAESLNGVLYEYWIKDLTENLWTKIRDYSSSNTATWTPNKSGKYLIGVHVKDKYSQEKLDNHKYEEYNVQGGLIKTIVLDAGHGGRDSGAVSSKATGSLHEADIVQKITIKLGNLLKSKGYNVIYTRDKVDNYNYPSVTQNLEDRINVANSIKADLFMSIHADSTDASSVNGYGAHYSTYRPNLDNSGVYMQGDVWYDRTPCDAALKSKVLSQLIVNEMSSLGGANRGIEDHNLYVTRNALMPSVLVETGFVSNDTEVRKLNNDSYQNQIAQKLYNAITKLFSM, from the coding sequence ATGAATTGTAAAAAAACATTTAAATTAGAAGAAAGGGGGGGAAACAAGGGAAATATGAGGGTAAAAAAAATAACAAACTTATTCATAAATTTTACGGCTTTAATTTTTATTAGCATAATTATAAGTTGTGCAAATTCAGTTAAAGTTGATGCTAGTAGCACTACTAATATAATGGGACAATCTCAATTAACACAGGAACAAGCATTAAATTATTTTAGGACAAGAAATAATGAAAAAAGTGATCAAACTATAAAGGAGTTTATTTCTATAGTATGGCAAGAAGCTAATATAGAAGGAATAAGAGCTGATGTAGTTTTTGCACAAATAATGAAGGAAACAAATTTTTTGAAATTTACAGGAGATGTAAAAGAAAGTCAAAATAATTTTGCAGGTATTGGTGCTACAGGTAATGGTGCATGTGGTGCTTATTTTAAAGATACAAGAACAGGAGTAAGAGCTGTTATTCAACATTTAAAAGCTTATTCTAGCACTGAGGAACTAAATAATGCTTGTGTAGATCCTCGATTTACATATGTACAAAGAGGAATAACTCCTTATGTTGAGTGGTTAGGAATAGGAGAAAATCCTAATTATCCAGATAAAGGATGGGCTGCAGATAATAATTATGGTAAAAGTATAGTTACTATGATGAACAGTGCAAAATATTTATCTAATTCTGGTGAAGCAGAAGAAAACACAGATATTTCAAATAAAGCAACTATTGAGAAGTTAGATGTAAATCTAAATAGAAATAAGGTAGTAAATGATGATTTGAAATTAGGACAAGTATATAAAATAAAGGCTTATGGAAGTAGTTCAAATGGTGTATTGTATGAATATTGGATAAAAGATTTAACAAAAAATTTATGGACAAAAATAAAAGACTATAGTACAAGCAATGAAATTACATGGACACCAAATAAACCTGGAAAATACCTAATAGGAGTACATGTAAAAGATAAGAATAGTAAAGAAAGATTAGATAATCATAAGTATGAAGAATATAATGTGGTATCTCCTAAAAAGGCAACCATTGATAATATAGAAGTAAGTTTAAATGGTAATAAAATAGTAAGTAATGAATTGCAATTAGGACAAGTACACAAAATAAAAGCTTATGGAAGTAGTTTAAATGGTGTATTATACGAATATTGGGTAAAAGATTTAACAAAAAATTTATGGATAAAAATAAAAGACTATAGTACAAGTAATGAAATTACATGGACACCAAATAAATCCGGAAAATACTTAATAGGAGTACATGTAAAAGATAAATATAATAAAGAAAGATTAGATAATCATAAGTATGAAGAATATAGTGTAGTATCTCCTAAAAAGGCAACCATTGATAATATAGAAGTAAGTCTAAATGGTAATAAAATAGTAAATAATGAATTGCAATTAGGACAAGTACACAAAATAAAAGCTTATGGAAGTAGTTCAAATGGTGTATTATACGAATATTGGGTAAAAGATTTAACAAAAAATTTATGGACAAAAATAAAAGACTATAGTACAAATAATGAAATTACATGGACACCAAATAAATCCGGAAAATACTTAATAGGAGTGCATGTAAAAGATAAATATAGTAAAGAAAGATTAGATAATCATAAGTATGAAGAATATAGTGTAGTATCCCCTAAAAAGGCAACCATTGATAATTTAGAAATAAGCTTAAATGACAATAAAATAGTAAATAATGATTTGGAAGCAGGAGAAATATATAAAATTAAAGCTTATGGGAAAAGTTCAAATGGTGTACTGTATGAATATTGGATAAAAGATCTATCAAAAAATTTATGGACAAAAATAAAAGACTATAGTACAAGCAATGAAATTACATGGACACCAAATAAATCTGGAAAATATTTAATAGGAGTACATGTAAAAGATAAATATAGCCAAGAAAGATTAGATAATCATAAATATGTAGAGTATAATATAAAATTATCTAAAAAGGCTGTTATTAGCAACTTATTAGAAGTAAGTTTGGATGGAAAAAGTATACAGAACAATGAATTGCAATCAGGAAAATCATACAATATAAAAGCTTATGCAGAAAGCCTTAATGGTGTATTGTATGAATATTGGATAAAAGATTTAACAGAAAATTTATGGACAAAAATAAGAGATTATAGTTCTAGTAATACAGCTACATGGACACCAAATAAGTCTGGAAAATATTTAATAGGAGTACATGTAAAAGATAAATATAGCCAAGAAAAATTAGATAATCATAAGTATGAAGAATATAATGTTCAAGGTGGTTTAATAAAAACTATAGTCTTAGATGCAGGACATGGAGGCAGGGATTCAGGTGCAGTATCTTCTAAAGCAACAGGGTCTTTGCACGAAGCAGATATAGTTCAAAAGATTACTATTAAGCTAGGAAATCTTCTTAAATCTAAAGGATATAATGTTATTTATACTAGAGATAAGGTAGATAATTATAATTATCCTTCAGTAACACAAAATTTAGAAGATAGAATAAATGTAGCTAATAGTATAAAAGCTGATTTATTTATGAGTATACATGCTGATTCAACCGATGCTTCATCAGTTAATGGATACGGTGCACACTATAGCACATATAGACCTAATTTAGATAATTCAGGAGTATATATGCAGGGTGATGTGTGGTATGATAGAACTCCTTGTGATGCAGCATTAAAAAGCAAAGTGTTATCACAACTTATAGTAAATGAGATGTCTTCTTTAGGAGGAGCAAATAGGGGTATAGAGGATCACAATTTATATGTTACAAGAAATGCTTTAATGCCTTCTGTACTTGTAGAAACCGGGTTTGTTTCTAATGATACAGAAGTTAGAAAGTTAAATAACGACTCTTATCAAAATCAAATAGCTCAAAAACTTTACAATGCAATAACAAAATTATTTAGTATGTAG
- a CDS encoding glucosaminidase domain-containing protein gives MIKKKSYLLPKIISLFIVLFLFSVKVQAISNISINLKTPIHEGAINNEELNIDGEIESISKLKLVYLYIDNENIGQAKLDESEFKKNTYKTKLEYSKDISYLKDGLYNLKILAIDEKDNREEKEINIKIEKSNKKINNPQKDLTAVSNGAIINNLEVSLNGNIVTNSKLEQGKSYTIKGSGSSVNGVLYQFWIKDPYTQVWEMIRDYGTGNSMNWIPTRTGKYLVGIHVKDKNSKEKLDDHKYVEYNVEQNNSKATISSLEVSLNGSVVTNGKLEQGKSYTIKGSGSSVNGALYQFWIKDPYTQVWEMIRDYGTGNSMNWIPTRTGKYLVGIHVKDKNSKEKLDDHKYVEYNVEQNNSKATISSLEVSLNGSVVTNGKLEQGKSYTIKGSGSSVNGALYQFWIKDPYTQVWEMIRDYGTGNSMNWIPTRTGKYLVGIHVKDKNSKEKLDNHKYVEYNVEQNNSKATISSLEVSLNGSVVTNGKLEQGKSYTIKGSGSSVNGALYQFWIKDPYTQVWEMIRDYGTGNSMNWIPTRTGKYLVGIHVKDKNSKEKLDDHKYVEYNVEQNGFKATITSLEVSLNGSVVTNGKLEQGKSYTIKGSASSVNGVLYQFWIKDPYTQVWEMIRDYGTGNSMNWIPTRTGKYLVGIHVKDKNSKEKLDDHKYVEYNVEQNTSKATISSLEVSLNGSVVTNGKLEQGKSYTIKGSGSSVNGVLYQFWIKDPYTQVWEMIRDYGTGNSMNWIPTRTGKYLVGIHVKDKNSKEKLDDHKYVEYNVEQNSSKATISSLEVSLNGSVVTNGKLEQGKSYTVKGSGSSANGVLYQFWIKDPYTQVWEMIRNYGTGNSMSWTPIGTGQYLVGIHVKDKNSKEKLDDHKYVEYNVIGSNKNYKNSYYNITLDEMVNRQMANTPAYHMYIPEKNAYEWRYAIVKNSKKGYSTDINGVNWVQSDQQYDYIKSKAREYIDPTNQIYDPIGQYQFLQLSYNECTTAEQLNNILKGKGVLEGKGQAFIDAGKESNVSPIYLVSHALLETGNGTSTLAKGVVVNGKTVYNLFGINAVDSNPIGQGSKYAYDQGWFSIELAIKGGAKWISSGYINNTMYKQDTLYKMRWNPNNPTVHQYATDIMWAYNQVANIKKVIDQLQNVILNFDMPVFK, from the coding sequence ATGATAAAGAAGAAGAGTTATTTATTACCTAAAATTATTTCGTTATTTATTGTACTATTTTTATTTTCTGTAAAAGTACAAGCTATATCTAATATAAGCATTAATTTAAAAACACCAATACATGAAGGTGCAATAAATAATGAAGAGCTAAATATTGATGGAGAAATAGAATCTATTTCAAAATTAAAATTAGTATATTTATATATAGATAACGAAAATATAGGACAAGCTAAATTAGACGAATCTGAATTTAAGAAAAATACATATAAAACTAAGTTAGAATATAGTAAAGATATTTCTTATTTAAAAGATGGCTTATATAACTTGAAAATTTTAGCTATAGACGAGAAGGATAATAGAGAAGAAAAGGAAATTAATATAAAAATAGAAAAAAGTAATAAAAAGATTAATAATCCCCAAAAAGATTTAACTGCTGTATCTAATGGAGCCATTATTAACAATTTAGAAGTAAGTCTAAATGGAAATATAGTAACAAATAGCAAATTAGAGCAAGGTAAATCCTATACTATAAAGGGTAGTGGAAGTAGCGTTAATGGAGTTCTATATCAGTTTTGGATAAAGGATCCTTACACTCAAGTATGGGAAATGATAAGAGATTATGGCACAGGAAATAGTATGAATTGGATTCCAACAAGAACAGGAAAATATTTAGTAGGAATACATGTGAAAGATAAGAATAGTAAAGAAAAATTAGATGATCATAAATATGTAGAATATAATGTAGAACAAAATAATTCTAAAGCAACTATTAGTAGCTTAGAAGTAAGCCTAAATGGATCTGTAGTAACAAATGGTAAGCTAGAACAGGGTAAATCCTATACCATAAAAGGTAGTGGAAGTAGTGTTAATGGAGCTCTATATCAGTTTTGGATAAAGGATCCTTATACTCAAGTATGGGAAATGATAAGAGATTATGGCACAGGAAATAGTATGAATTGGATTCCAACAAGAACAGGAAAATATTTAGTAGGAATACATGTGAAAGATAAGAATAGTAAAGAAAAATTAGATGATCATAAATATGTAGAATATAATGTAGAACAAAATAATTCTAAAGCAACTATTAGTAGCTTAGAAGTAAGCCTAAATGGATCTGTAGTAACAAATGGTAAGCTAGAACAGGGTAAATCCTATACCATAAAAGGTAGTGGAAGTAGTGTTAATGGAGCTCTATATCAGTTTTGGATAAAGGATCCTTATACTCAAGTATGGGAAATGATAAGAGATTATGGCACAGGAAATAGTATGAATTGGATTCCAACAAGAACAGGAAAATATTTAGTAGGAATCCATGTAAAAGATAAAAATAGTAAAGAAAAATTAGACAATCATAAATATGTAGAATATAATGTAGAACAAAATAATTCTAAAGCAACTATTAGTAGCTTAGAAGTAAGCCTAAATGGATCTGTAGTAACAAATGGTAAGCTAGAACAGGGTAAATCCTATACCATAAAAGGTAGTGGAAGTAGTGTTAATGGAGCTCTATATCAGTTTTGGATAAAGGATCCTTACACTCAAGTATGGGAAATGATAAGAGATTATGGTACAGGAAATAGTATGAATTGGATTCCAACAAGAACAGGAAAATATTTAGTAGGAATCCATGTAAAAGATAAGAATAGTAAAGAAAAATTAGATGATCATAAATATGTAGAATATAATGTAGAACAAAATGGTTTTAAGGCGACTATTACTAGTTTAGAAGTAAGCCTAAATGGATCTGTAGTAACAAATGGTAAGCTAGAACAGGGTAAATCCTATACCATAAAAGGTAGTGCAAGTAGTGTTAATGGAGTTCTATATCAGTTTTGGATAAAGGATCCTTACACTCAAGTATGGGAAATGATAAGAGATTATGGCACAGGAAATAGTATGAATTGGATTCCAACAAGAACAGGAAAATATTTAGTAGGAATTCATGTGAAAGATAAGAATAGTAAAGAAAAATTAGATGATCATAAATATGTAGAATATAATGTAGAACAAAATACTTCTAAAGCAACTATTTCTAGTTTAGAGGTAAGCCTAAATGGATCTGTAGTAACAAATGGTAAATTAGAACAGGGTAAATCCTACACTATAAAAGGTAGTGGAAGTAGCGTTAATGGAGTTCTATATCAGTTTTGGATAAAGGATCCTTACACTCAAGTATGGGAAATGATAAGAGACTATGGTACAGGAAATAGTATGAATTGGATTCCAACAAGAACAGGAAAATATTTAGTAGGAATTCATGTGAAAGATAAGAATAGTAAAGAAAAATTAGATGATCATAAATATGTAGAATATAATGTAGAACAAAATAGTTCTAAAGCAACTATTTCTAGTTTAGAGGTAAGCTTAAATGGATCTGTAGTAACAAATGGTAAATTAGAGCAGGGTAAATCCTATACCGTAAAGGGTAGTGGAAGTAGTGCTAATGGAGTTCTATATCAGTTTTGGATAAAGGATCCTTACACTCAAGTTTGGGAAATGATAAGAAACTATGGTACAGGAAATAGTATGAGTTGGACTCCAATTGGAACAGGACAATATTTAGTAGGTATTCACGTAAAAGATAAAAATAGTAAAGAAAAACTAGATGATCATAAATATGTAGAATATAATGTTATAGGATCAAATAAGAATTATAAAAATTCTTATTACAATATAACATTGGATGAGATGGTAAATAGACAAATGGCTAATACGCCAGCTTATCATATGTATATACCAGAAAAAAATGCTTATGAATGGAGATATGCTATTGTAAAAAATAGTAAAAAAGGATATTCTACTGATATAAATGGGGTTAATTGGGTTCAGAGCGATCAACAATATGATTATATTAAATCAAAAGCTAGAGAATATATAGATCCCACTAATCAGATATATGATCCTATTGGACAATATCAATTTTTACAATTAAGTTATAATGAGTGCACTACAGCAGAGCAATTAAATAATATTCTTAAAGGAAAAGGAGTATTAGAAGGAAAAGGACAAGCATTCATTGATGCTGGCAAAGAAAGTAATGTAAGTCCAATATATTTAGTGTCACATGCTCTTTTAGAGACAGGTAATGGAACATCAACTTTAGCTAAGGGAGTAGTAGTAAATGGTAAAACTGTTTATAATTTATTTGGTATAAATGCTGTGGATAGCAATCCTATAGGACAAGGATCTAAGTATGCTTATGATCAGGGATGGTTTTCAATAGAGTTAGCTATTAAAGGTGGTGCTAAATGGATTTCTTCAGGATATATAAACAATACAATGTATAAACAAGATACATTGTATAAAATGAGATGGAATCCAAATAATCCGACAGTTCATCAGTATGCTACAGATATAATGTGGGCATATAATCAAGTGGCTAATATAAAAAAAGTAATAGATCAATTACAAAACGTTATATTAAATTTTGATATGCCGGTTTTTAAATAA